The Sporomusa termitida genome has a window encoding:
- a CDS encoding O-sialoglycoprotein endopeptidase yields the protein MSYFLGIDTSCYTSSVALLNEAGQLVADCRRILQVKAGSRGLQQSAMVFQHTRNLPELFAEACRELPGPVAFKGIAVSAYPRPLPDSYMPAFLVGDGYAKVLALSHNVPLQRISHQESHIFAGLWSAGGPGSAQFLAVHLSGGTTELMRVSAAAGPQQAKRLKIEIIGCSQDIQAGQLVDRVGVLLGLPFPAGPHLEALAAQDRSHAVKIPVCVRGTTVSFAGPETHVRKLVTQGTDRGAIAAGVELSIATAVMTMLKQAVASTGLTEVLLVGGVMANRFIRHYLSEQLERPGVAKLYFPENRYSPDNAAGAAYAAFNA from the coding sequence ATGAGCTATTTCCTGGGGATAGATACCAGTTGTTATACAAGTTCAGTAGCGCTGCTGAATGAGGCGGGCCAGTTAGTTGCCGATTGCCGGAGAATTCTGCAGGTTAAGGCTGGCAGCCGGGGGCTTCAGCAATCGGCAATGGTGTTTCAGCATACCCGCAATCTGCCGGAACTATTTGCTGAAGCCTGCCGGGAGCTTCCCGGGCCTGTGGCCTTCAAAGGCATCGCGGTTTCCGCCTATCCCCGGCCGTTGCCGGATTCCTATATGCCTGCGTTTCTGGTTGGTGACGGCTATGCTAAGGTGTTAGCGCTAAGCCATAATGTTCCCCTTCAGCGCATCAGTCATCAGGAAAGCCATATTTTTGCCGGACTTTGGTCGGCCGGTGGTCCGGGATCAGCACAATTTCTGGCGGTTCACTTATCGGGCGGCACTACTGAGCTTATGCGGGTATCAGCCGCGGCCGGTCCCCAACAGGCCAAGAGATTAAAGATAGAGATCATTGGCTGCAGTCAGGATATTCAGGCCGGACAATTGGTAGACCGTGTGGGCGTTTTATTAGGGCTGCCTTTTCCCGCCGGGCCTCACCTGGAGGCTCTGGCTGCACAAGACCGCAGCCACGCAGTAAAAATACCGGTCTGTGTCCGCGGCACCACCGTTAGTTTTGCCGGCCCCGAGACTCATGTCCGCAAATTAGTAACCCAGGGTACTGACAGAGGAGCAATTGCTGCCGGGGTGGAGCTTAGCATTGCCACAGCGGTAATGACTATGCTCAAGCAGGCAGTCGCAAGTACCGGCCTTACAGAGGTGCTGCTGGTAGGCGGGGTAATGGCCAACCGCTTTATCAGGCACTACCTGTCAGAACAGCTGGAACGCCCCGGGGTGGCAAAACTTTATTTTCCTGAAAACAGGTATAGTCCGGACAATGCAGCCGGTGCTGCTTATGCTGCCTTCAACGCCTGA
- a CDS encoding DUF2273 domain-containing protein, which produces MNSKLLEEIWQHHSGKLLGVLFGFIFGILVITFGFFRTLFVVLCVIAGYVVGKRIDQKEDIMEILDKLLPPGYNR; this is translated from the coding sequence GTGAATTCCAAACTACTGGAGGAAATCTGGCAGCACCATAGCGGTAAACTTCTTGGGGTGTTATTTGGCTTTATATTTGGCATCCTGGTTATAACTTTTGGTTTTTTTCGTACACTATTTGTAGTTTTATGCGTAATTGCCGGTTATGTTGTAGGCAAACGCATTGACCAAAAAGAAGATATTATGGAAATTTTGGATAAGCTGCTACCTCCAGGTTACAATCGGTAG
- a CDS encoding polyprenyl synthetase family protein, whose amino-acid sequence MTKQFSLSHYCRQKVSLLEEALACYTPADACPPIIFEAMRYSLFAGGKRLRPIMLMAAADAAGGCGADYLPVACGLEMIHTYSLIHDDLPAMDNDDYRRGKLTNHKIYGDGMAILAGDGLLTAAFSTMLSQPNVQAATLINVVKEIAVAAGAAGMVGGQAVDLASAGQTVDANTLKFIHQAKTGALFKAALRAGAMLANASPNQLAALTAYAEHFGLAFQITDDMLDVTGSQDKIGKPVGSDMRNQKVTYVTLYSLDGAKHLAQQAVDNALLSLQDFGSEAVILRDLVEYLINREA is encoded by the coding sequence ATGACAAAACAATTTTCCCTAAGTCATTATTGCCGGCAAAAAGTAAGTTTGCTGGAAGAGGCGCTGGCCTGTTACACTCCGGCTGATGCCTGCCCGCCGATTATCTTTGAGGCAATGCGCTACAGCCTGTTTGCCGGCGGCAAAAGGCTGCGGCCGATTATGCTGATGGCGGCAGCCGATGCTGCCGGCGGCTGCGGCGCTGATTATCTGCCTGTGGCCTGCGGGTTGGAGATGATTCACACCTATTCGCTGATTCATGACGATTTGCCGGCCATGGATAATGATGATTACCGGCGTGGTAAACTCACCAATCATAAAATATATGGTGACGGCATGGCAATCTTAGCTGGGGACGGGTTATTAACAGCCGCGTTCAGCACAATGCTCTCCCAGCCTAATGTTCAGGCAGCAACATTGATTAATGTAGTCAAAGAGATAGCTGTTGCTGCCGGTGCCGCCGGTATGGTCGGCGGCCAGGCGGTCGATCTTGCCTCGGCCGGACAAACGGTTGATGCCAATACCCTGAAGTTTATCCATCAGGCCAAAACCGGCGCGTTATTTAAGGCCGCACTGCGGGCAGGAGCTATGCTGGCCAATGCCAGCCCAAATCAGCTGGCAGCACTGACTGCTTATGCTGAACATTTCGGTCTGGCTTTTCAGATTACAGATGATATGCTTGACGTAACTGGCAGTCAGGACAAGATTGGTAAACCGGTGGGCAGTGATATGAGGAATCAGAAAGTGACTTATGTAACACTGTATTCGCTTGACGGCGCTAAACACCTGGCTCAGCAGGCCGTAGACAATGCCTTGCTCAGCTTACAGGATTTTGGCTCTGAAGCTGTAATTTTACGCGACTTAGTGGAATATTTAATCAATCGTGAAGCCTGA
- the spoIIIAF gene encoding stage III sporulation protein AF — translation MIDSVTVWVKSIIYVVLFASFLELLLPNSSMQRFIRVIMGLFILLAILNPIISVLEDRLSADQIPALAQAGSTLSDTEILSAGTQAAGKRNQLVREIYARDLSKQIRAMVMAIDGVANAKVTVAIAETQPGSKEMGKINNVVVYIEPGFAADERKIAKVTIGEKPAEIPKESNKLPPAVINKVNRMVTELYQLKSSQVEVKQIQ, via the coding sequence ATGATAGATTCTGTTACTGTCTGGGTGAAAAGTATTATCTATGTGGTGTTATTTGCCTCGTTTCTGGAACTTTTGCTGCCTAATAGCAGCATGCAGCGCTTTATCAGGGTAATTATGGGCTTGTTTATTCTGCTGGCCATTTTAAATCCGATAATCAGCGTTTTAGAAGACAGGCTGTCGGCAGATCAAATTCCGGCTTTGGCCCAGGCCGGCAGTACGTTGTCTGATACAGAAATTTTAAGTGCCGGCACGCAGGCTGCCGGTAAGCGTAATCAGCTGGTCAGGGAAATATATGCCAGGGATCTGTCCAAGCAAATAAGGGCGATGGTAATGGCGATCGACGGTGTAGCCAATGCCAAGGTAACAGTAGCCATTGCCGAAACACAGCCGGGTAGTAAAGAGATGGGCAAAATCAACAATGTAGTTGTGTATATTGAACCAGGGTTTGCCGCTGATGAGCGCAAAATTGCCAAAGTGACGATTGGCGAAAAACCTGCTGAAATACCCAAGGAGTCCAATAAGCTGCCGCCGGCAGTAATAAACAAAGTAAACAGGATGGTGACCGAGTTATACCAGCTTAAGTCCAGCCAGGTTGAGGTTAAACAGATACAATAG
- the nusB gene encoding transcription antitermination factor NusB, with the protein MSRRKAREMAVQALFQLDFNAGVSNDEALNSVFSEREDVNENTRLYAKSLVEGTYSNLAVIDDYISELSKEWKIERMAGVDRNIARMAIYEMKYSQERLQPGVAINEAVELAKTFGTEESSRFINGILGSIVKNKGLA; encoded by the coding sequence ATGAGCCGTAGAAAGGCCCGTGAGATGGCTGTGCAAGCATTATTTCAATTGGATTTTAACGCGGGTGTCAGCAATGATGAAGCACTCAACTCTGTATTTAGTGAGCGGGAAGACGTTAATGAGAATACCAGGCTCTATGCTAAGTCACTGGTTGAAGGTACCTATAGCAATTTAGCCGTTATTGATGACTACATATCTGAGTTATCTAAAGAATGGAAAATTGAACGCATGGCCGGTGTTGACCGTAATATAGCCCGGATGGCTATTTATGAAATGAAATACAGTCAGGAGCGCTTACAGCCAGGCGTTGCCATTAATGAAGCTGTGGAATTGGCAAAAACCTTTGGCACTGAGGAGTCCAGCCGGTTTATCAATGGTATTTTAGGATCAATTGTAAAAAATAAAGGGCTGGCATGA
- a CDS encoding SpoIIIAH-like family protein, with amino-acid sequence MRIFSVLSINKIGKLAAFIVAAGILSLLISGAWNYAQDMRTARADRSNAMQVTKAVSEQVVPVMAPDFFVEYRLERDKIRSERSDLLREIIKDAKTEDSKQEAQATILKMTLEKQREAEMENLIKSKGFGDALVFIRDNSVSAVVKTTALSREEVIQVAEVICRIAGVKPEDVTVSAKP; translated from the coding sequence ATGAGAATATTCTCAGTATTATCTATAAATAAAATAGGAAAACTTGCTGCCTTTATAGTGGCCGCCGGCATTCTTTCCCTGCTTATCAGCGGCGCCTGGAACTACGCCCAGGATATGCGTACCGCCCGGGCGGACAGATCGAATGCCATGCAGGTGACAAAAGCGGTCAGCGAGCAGGTTGTACCGGTAATGGCTCCCGACTTTTTTGTTGAATACCGGCTGGAAAGGGATAAGATCAGAAGCGAACGGTCCGATCTCCTGCGGGAGATTATAAAAGATGCTAAAACCGAAGATAGTAAACAGGAGGCGCAGGCAACGATTTTAAAAATGACTCTGGAAAAGCAGCGGGAAGCAGAAATGGAAAACTTAATCAAATCCAAAGGCTTTGGCGATGCACTGGTATTTATCCGGGATAACTCCGTTAGTGCTGTTGTTAAAACAACCGCACTGTCCCGGGAGGAAGTAATCCAGGTGGCGGAAGTCATTTGCCGTATTGCCGGGGTTAAGCCTGAGGATGTTACGGTAAGCGCTAAACCGTAA
- the amaP gene encoding alkaline shock response membrane anchor protein AmaP yields MGIIDRIILSIYTFLLAFLSFAAILLSLRLIPLELAWTSIGHIYGQWEASLVGAVFLLVSIRLLLAGLRSRKAKDTIVHHNEIGDVHISLTAVENLVEKTVRHLRGVRGIKVKVALTPQGITVHIKAVVSPESHVPTVAGEIQQRVHEYIKNTVGIELADVQVTVDNISNDFKAKQRVE; encoded by the coding sequence ATGGGGATTATTGACCGCATTATCCTGTCTATTTACACATTTTTACTGGCTTTTTTATCATTCGCCGCCATTCTCCTGTCTTTACGCCTTATTCCATTGGAATTGGCGTGGACAAGCATTGGCCATATCTATGGCCAGTGGGAAGCTTCGCTGGTGGGAGCGGTATTTTTATTAGTTAGCATCAGACTGCTTTTGGCCGGCCTTCGCTCCCGTAAAGCCAAAGATACCATTGTCCATCACAATGAAATTGGTGATGTACATATTTCCCTGACTGCGGTCGAGAATCTGGTGGAAAAAACGGTCCGTCACCTGCGGGGTGTACGGGGCATCAAGGTAAAGGTGGCGTTGACCCCCCAGGGCATTACCGTGCACATAAAAGCGGTAGTCAGCCCGGAAAGCCATGTGCCGACTGTGGCCGGTGAAATTCAACAGCGTGTGCATGAGTATATAAAAAACACTGTAGGGATCGAGCTGGCTGACGTTCAGGTTACGGTGGATAATATCAGCAATGATTTTAAAGCGAAACAGCGTGTTGAATAG
- a CDS encoding TlyA family RNA methyltransferase, whose amino-acid sequence MTGARTKERLDILLVEKGLAVSRERAKAYIMAGLVTVDGQKSDKAGTVVPTTARIIVHGDNIGFVSRGGLKLAKALARFNLDLAGKVMADVGASTGGFTDCALQNGIRKVYAIDVGYGQLAWSLRTDARVINMERTNIRHVTPADLGELLDFVSIDVAFISLDKVLPVVKTLLAPHGEVVALIKPQFEAGREKVGKKGVVREPAVHREVINNVVNMAGSLALVPLGLTFSPVKGPEGNIEYLLYLVNYPAAAAVEEAGIAAVVAEAHANLTG is encoded by the coding sequence ATGACAGGGGCACGCACCAAAGAGCGTCTTGATATATTACTGGTTGAAAAGGGGCTGGCTGTCAGCCGTGAACGGGCCAAGGCCTATATTATGGCCGGACTGGTGACTGTGGACGGCCAAAAATCAGACAAAGCGGGTACTGTTGTGCCTACCACCGCCAGAATTATTGTTCACGGGGACAATATTGGCTTTGTCAGCCGCGGCGGGCTTAAACTGGCTAAAGCACTGGCGCGGTTTAACCTGGACTTAGCGGGGAAAGTAATGGCTGATGTCGGCGCGTCAACCGGCGGCTTTACCGATTGTGCCCTCCAGAACGGCATTCGTAAAGTGTATGCCATTGATGTTGGGTATGGGCAGTTAGCCTGGTCCCTTAGGACCGACGCCCGGGTAATAAACATGGAACGTACCAATATCCGCCATGTCACACCGGCGGATTTGGGGGAGTTATTAGATTTTGTCTCGATTGATGTGGCCTTTATCTCGCTTGATAAAGTGCTGCCGGTCGTTAAAACACTGCTCGCTCCCCACGGGGAAGTAGTCGCACTTATTAAACCACAGTTTGAAGCAGGTCGGGAAAAAGTCGGCAAAAAAGGGGTTGTCCGGGAGCCGGCGGTTCATCGTGAAGTTATCAACAATGTCGTGAATATGGCTGGGTCGCTCGCACTGGTACCGCTGGGACTGACTTTTTCACCGGTTAAGGGACCAGAAGGCAATATTGAATACCTTTTATATTTAGTGAATTATCCGGCTGCTGCTGCCGTAGAAGAGGCTGGTATTGCTGCCGTAGTGGCTGAGGCTCATGCCAATTTAACGGGATAA
- the xseB gene encoding exodeoxyribonuclease VII small subunit, with the protein MANKAGNKQSNVCFEDALGKLEVIVKQLETGELPLEDALDRFCEGIAYAKLCFERLTAAEAQVNKILQQEQGKLVEKPLNLVEAD; encoded by the coding sequence ATGGCTAATAAAGCAGGTAATAAACAAAGTAATGTATGTTTTGAAGACGCTCTTGGCAAATTAGAAGTAATTGTAAAGCAACTGGAAACAGGTGAACTGCCGCTGGAGGATGCCTTAGACCGGTTTTGCGAAGGTATTGCCTATGCCAAACTGTGTTTTGAACGCCTTACTGCTGCCGAAGCCCAGGTAAATAAAATTCTGCAGCAGGAACAAGGCAAGCTTGTTGAAAAACCGCTTAATCTGGTGGAGGCTGATTGA
- the xseA gene encoding exodeoxyribonuclease VII large subunit, translated as MSNIYTVSDFTKYLKSLFDKDPKLVSVAIRGELSNFKCHYSGHCYFTLKDAGSQIKGVMFKSRAQFLKFEPRDGLKVVVFGQVTIFERDGQYQLYADQLIPDGLGELSIAFNQLKEKLAAAGLFEESRKRPLPLLPRAVGLVTSPSGAALRDIITVANRRHPGLCLILFPVQVQGLEAPGQIVQAIQAFNRLANVDVIIAGRGGGSIEELWAFNDEKVVRAIAESVIPVVSAVGHQTDYTLADFAADRRAATPSQAAELVVPDVNELKRYIHTLQTMLENNIRTYLKDRRQVLQQLRDNKVFLQPEKLLADKKQLTDLYTERLGQAMQKIIVAKQHVLKIHTEKLAVLNPLAVLARGYSLVRTPAGQVVTGAGQVIAGQRLEIVLRQGRLDVDVVRVKEEKNG; from the coding sequence ATGAGCAATATATATACTGTCAGCGATTTTACCAAATATCTTAAAAGTCTGTTTGATAAAGACCCGAAACTGGTTTCAGTTGCTATCCGGGGCGAGTTGTCTAATTTTAAATGTCACTATTCGGGCCACTGCTATTTTACCCTTAAAGATGCCGGTTCACAGATAAAAGGGGTTATGTTTAAAAGCCGGGCCCAGTTTTTAAAATTTGAACCGCGCGATGGGCTTAAGGTAGTCGTGTTTGGCCAGGTGACTATATTCGAACGCGACGGCCAGTACCAGCTTTACGCCGATCAGTTAATTCCTGACGGCCTGGGAGAACTCAGTATTGCCTTTAACCAGCTGAAAGAAAAGCTGGCAGCAGCCGGCCTGTTTGAGGAAAGCCGTAAACGGCCCCTGCCGCTGTTGCCCAGAGCGGTGGGGCTTGTAACCTCGCCGTCCGGAGCGGCGCTAAGAGATATTATTACCGTTGCCAACCGGCGCCATCCTGGCCTGTGTCTGATTCTGTTTCCGGTTCAGGTTCAGGGACTGGAGGCGCCCGGACAAATTGTCCAGGCTATCCAGGCTTTTAACCGCCTGGCTAATGTCGATGTTATTATTGCCGGCCGCGGGGGCGGCTCGATCGAAGAGTTATGGGCCTTTAATGATGAAAAGGTAGTGCGGGCTATCGCTGAATCGGTCATCCCCGTTGTGTCGGCGGTGGGTCACCAAACAGATTACACCTTAGCCGATTTTGCCGCCGACCGCCGGGCCGCAACGCCTTCGCAGGCTGCTGAACTTGTTGTTCCGGATGTCAATGAGCTGAAGCGCTATATCCATACACTCCAAACCATGCTGGAGAACAATATCCGGACTTATTTGAAAGACCGGCGGCAAGTGCTGCAGCAGCTCCGCGATAACAAAGTATTTCTGCAGCCGGAAAAACTGTTGGCTGACAAAAAGCAGCTTACCGATTTATACACGGAACGGTTAGGCCAGGCAATGCAAAAAATCATTGTCGCAAAACAGCATGTGTTGAAAATACATACAGAAAAGCTCGCTGTGCTTAATCCGCTGGCGGTACTGGCCAGAGGCTACAGTCTGGTCCGTACACCGGCGGGACAAGTGGTGACCGGAGCCGGTCAGGTCATAGCCGGTCAGCGGCTGGAGATTGTTTTGCGGCAGGGGCGGCTGGATGTCGATGTGGTTAGGGTAAAGGAGGAGAAAAATGGCTAA
- a CDS encoding divergent PAP2 family protein, protein MFDFMAGIGKNVILMTAITAWFTAQVLKTITSYWRHGSFNAERLVGAGGMPSSHTALVVSLAVGVALKDGLESSLFAVAVVLAGIVMYDAAGVRRAAGKQAKVINKLVREMRVEHKVRDTRLKELLGHTPLEVLGGAVHGTLIAYAFYVFCR, encoded by the coding sequence ATGTTCGATTTTATGGCGGGAATCGGGAAAAATGTTATATTAATGACTGCCATTACCGCATGGTTTACCGCCCAGGTATTAAAGACAATAACCTCTTACTGGCGCCACGGATCATTTAATGCCGAACGGCTTGTCGGTGCCGGTGGTATGCCCAGTTCACATACGGCATTGGTGGTCAGCCTGGCTGTTGGTGTAGCCCTTAAAGATGGGCTGGAATCCAGTTTGTTTGCGGTAGCGGTCGTCCTGGCCGGCATTGTCATGTACGATGCGGCCGGCGTACGCCGGGCAGCAGGCAAGCAGGCCAAAGTTATTAATAAATTAGTACGCGAAATGCGGGTCGAACACAAAGTCCGGGACACCAGACTTAAAGAGTTATTAGGGCATACACCACTCGAGGTGCTGGGCGGAGCCGTTCACGGTACTCTTATAGCCTATGCGTTTTATGTATTTTGTAGATGA
- a CDS encoding Asp23/Gls24 family envelope stress response protein — translation MEKRERMEKTEHNDVGSIRIADEVVGIIAGLAATEVTGVAGMSAGLVGGIAEMLGKKNLSKGVKVEVGEREAAVDLYIIVEYGVRIPDVALRVQENVKRGIESMTGLDVVEVNIHVQGVGFALDDKEEDIRVR, via the coding sequence ATGGAAAAGAGAGAGCGGATGGAAAAAACAGAACATAATGATGTTGGTTCTATCAGGATCGCTGATGAGGTTGTTGGCATTATTGCCGGGCTTGCGGCCACCGAAGTTACCGGCGTGGCGGGCATGAGTGCCGGTTTAGTCGGCGGTATTGCCGAGATGCTGGGTAAAAAAAATCTCTCCAAAGGAGTTAAGGTTGAGGTCGGCGAACGGGAAGCGGCAGTGGATTTATATATTATCGTTGAATATGGCGTGCGTATCCCCGATGTCGCGCTGAGAGTCCAGGAAAATGTTAAACGGGGCATTGAATCTATGACCGGCCTTGATGTTGTGGAAGTGAATATTCATGTTCAGGGTGTAGGCTTTGCTCTGGACGATAAAGAAGAAGACATTAGGGTAAGATAA
- the dxs gene encoding 1-deoxy-D-xylulose-5-phosphate synthase has protein sequence MTSVRESGEVGLGTLLDGINGPQDLKSLSLGQLEKLAGEIRELLIHTVSANGGHLAPNLGVVELTLALHRTFNSPNDKFIWDVGHQAYVHKILTGRRRQFSTLRQTGGISGFPKRCESQHDVFGVGHSSTSISSALGVALARDMSGDTYNVIGIIGDGSLTGGQAYEALNHAGHLNINLTVVLNDNEMSIAKNVGAMSEYLAKLRTAPTYSKVKHDIEYLLRRIPAIGESVAKTAERVKDSLKYLLVPGMLFEELGFTYFGPIDGHNIPLILDVLDKTKSIKGPVLIHLLTQKGKGYAPAECNADKFHGVGPFCIDTGEIIKNGGAPSYTQVFGDTLVKLAEQNPDIVAITAAMPEGTGLKKFSARFPERFFDVGIAEQHAVTLAAGMATQGKRPVVAVYSTFLQRGYDQILHDVCLQNLPVIFMLDRAGIVGEDGATHHGVFDYSFLRHIPNMVMMAPKDENELRHMLYTATQLNGPVAIRYPRGSGVGAESKPDFTQLELGKSEELLLGKDLVLLAIGTMAAACCQAAALLAPKGIEAGVVNARFVKPLDGQLIRRLARDKGVIITVEDNVLAGGFGSAVLEYINAQQLNWVKVLRLGLPDKYIEHGPRNYLLSRHGLDPQGIAASAEAFIRQFGVRK, from the coding sequence ATGACTTCTGTCAGGGAAAGCGGGGAAGTTGGTTTGGGGACATTGCTTGATGGCATTAACGGGCCACAAGACCTTAAAAGTCTTTCTTTAGGGCAATTAGAAAAGCTCGCCGGTGAAATCCGCGAGCTTCTTATACATACTGTATCCGCCAATGGCGGACATTTAGCACCTAACTTAGGTGTTGTTGAATTAACACTGGCGCTGCACAGGACATTCAACAGTCCCAATGATAAATTTATCTGGGATGTGGGACATCAGGCGTATGTACATAAAATTTTAACCGGTCGCCGCCGCCAGTTTTCCACCCTCCGGCAGACCGGGGGCATCAGCGGCTTTCCTAAAAGATGTGAAAGCCAGCATGATGTTTTTGGTGTGGGGCATTCCAGCACCTCTATATCTTCAGCCTTAGGCGTAGCGCTGGCGCGTGATATGTCAGGCGATACCTATAATGTTATCGGTATCATTGGCGATGGTTCACTGACCGGCGGTCAGGCTTATGAAGCCCTCAACCATGCCGGCCACCTTAATATTAATCTCACGGTGGTCTTAAACGACAATGAAATGTCGATTGCCAAAAATGTGGGGGCGATGTCGGAGTACCTGGCAAAACTGCGTACTGCGCCCACCTATTCCAAGGTAAAACATGATATTGAATATTTACTGCGCCGGATTCCGGCCATAGGGGAAAGTGTTGCCAAAACTGCCGAACGGGTAAAAGACAGCCTGAAATATCTGCTGGTACCGGGAATGTTATTTGAAGAATTAGGCTTCACCTATTTTGGACCCATTGACGGTCATAACATACCTTTAATTCTGGATGTGCTTGACAAGACCAAAAGTATTAAAGGCCCGGTGCTTATTCATTTACTTACGCAAAAAGGCAAAGGGTATGCACCGGCAGAATGTAATGCCGATAAGTTTCACGGGGTTGGACCATTCTGTATCGATACAGGTGAGATAATAAAAAACGGGGGGGCCCCTTCGTATACCCAGGTGTTTGGCGATACCCTGGTAAAACTGGCCGAGCAGAACCCTGATATTGTTGCCATAACGGCGGCTATGCCGGAGGGAACCGGCTTAAAAAAATTCTCGGCAAGATTCCCTGAGCGTTTTTTTGATGTGGGCATTGCCGAGCAGCATGCCGTTACCTTGGCGGCCGGGATGGCCACCCAGGGTAAAAGACCGGTGGTTGCCGTATATTCTACTTTTTTACAGCGGGGCTATGATCAGATCCTGCATGATGTATGCCTGCAGAATCTGCCGGTAATTTTTATGCTGGACCGGGCCGGGATTGTTGGCGAAGATGGTGCCACTCACCACGGTGTATTTGACTATTCTTTCCTACGCCATATCCCGAATATGGTCATGATGGCGCCTAAAGATGAAAATGAACTCCGGCATATGCTCTATACGGCGACGCAGCTTAATGGCCCGGTGGCGATTCGCTATCCACGCGGCAGCGGCGTTGGTGCAGAGAGTAAACCTGATTTTACGCAGCTTGAACTAGGAAAGTCTGAGGAACTTTTGCTCGGAAAAGATCTGGTGTTGCTTGCCATTGGGACAATGGCTGCCGCCTGTTGCCAGGCCGCGGCCCTGTTAGCTCCCAAAGGCATTGAGGCCGGTGTGGTCAACGCCCGCTTTGTCAAACCCCTGGACGGACAGTTGATCCGCCGGCTGGCCAGGGATAAAGGTGTAATAATTACAGTCGAGGACAATGTGCTGGCAGGAGGGTTCGGGTCAGCCGTGCTTGAATATATTAATGCCCAGCAGCTTAACTGGGTAAAAGTATTACGGCTGGGCTTACCTGACAAATATATCGAGCATGGGCCCCGGAACTACTTACTATCCCGGCACGGTTTAGATCCGCAGGGCATTGCTGCCAGTGCCGAGGCTTTTATCCGTCAGTTTGGAGTAAGGAAATGA